In Sphingomonas sp. JUb134, the sequence CGTGCAGCTGGTGTTCGGCGCCTTTACCGCCGGGCTGAACGCCGGCCTGGTCACCAACGAGTGGCCGCTGATGAACGGCCGCTTCTTCCCCGAAGGCGTGCTGCAGCATCGCAGCCTGGGCGACGCGCTGCTCAACGACCCGTTCCTGATCCACTTCGTGCATCGCTGGTGGGCATGGGTGACGGTGGCGGCGCTAGTGGTGCTGGCGCGGCTCGCCCGGCGCGCGGGCGACCGCCGCGCCTCGATCGCGATCCACAGCGCGTTCGGCGTCCAGATCCTGCTCGGCATCGCGACCGTGATGACGAGCGTGAACATCCCCCTCGCCGCCCTCCACCAGCTCGTCGGCGCGCTGCTGGTGGCAAGCGTCGCCTGGGGCGCGCATGCGATCGGCCGACGCCCTTGGCGCGCATGAGCCGGATCGCGCTGCTCCAGGCGACCTTCGCCGATGCCGCCGAGGCGGAGCGGATCGGCCGGGCGGTGGTCGAGGAACGGCTCGCGGCCTGCGCGAACCTGCTCGCGCCCTGCACGTCGATCTATCGCTGGCAGGGCGCGGTCGAGACGGCGTCCGAGGTGCCGGCGCTGTTCAAGACGCGGCCGGACCTGGTGGAAACGCTCGCCGCCCGGATCGCCACCCTCCACGGCTACGACCTGCCGGCGATCGAGTGGTGGAGCGCGGAGGCGTCCGCCGCGGTGGTTGACTGGGTAGCGCGCGAAACCGGCTGAGCCACGCCTGCTGGTATTATAATACCCGTCAGCAAAGCCGCGGTTT encodes:
- the cutA gene encoding divalent-cation tolerance protein CutA, with the protein product MSRIALLQATFADAAEAERIGRAVVEERLAACANLLAPCTSIYRWQGAVETASEVPALFKTRPDLVETLAARIATLHGYDLPAIEWWSAEASAAVVDWVARETG